A single Candidatus Angelobacter sp. DNA region contains:
- the purE gene encoding 5-(carboxyamino)imidazole ribonucleotide mutase gives MATEKTKTLVGILMGSKSDWDVMQHCASQLEALKVPWEAQAISAHRAPDALFEYLSTAIPRGLEVIIAAAGGAAHLPGVCAAKTPLPVLGVPMESASLKGLDSLLSIVQMPGGVPVGTLAIGKPGAINAALLAVSILGAKHPQHRQAYEEFRRKQTEKVLGDRVLKLPETP, from the coding sequence ATGGCAACCGAAAAAACAAAAACATTGGTCGGCATCCTCATGGGGAGCAAATCGGACTGGGACGTGATGCAGCACTGCGCGTCGCAACTGGAGGCGCTGAAGGTGCCGTGGGAAGCGCAGGCGATTTCCGCGCACCGCGCGCCCGACGCGCTGTTTGAATATCTTTCCACCGCCATTCCGCGCGGGCTGGAGGTGATCATCGCCGCGGCGGGCGGGGCGGCGCATCTGCCGGGCGTATGCGCGGCAAAGACGCCGCTGCCGGTGCTGGGTGTGCCGATGGAATCGGCGTCGTTGAAAGGACTCGATTCATTGCTGTCCATTGTGCAGATGCCGGGGGGCGTTCCGGTGGGAACGCTGGCCATCGGCAAGCCCGGCGCGATCAACGCGGCGTTGCTGGCGGTGTCCATCCTGGGCGCGAAACATCCGCAGCATCGCCAGGCCTACGAGGAATTTCGAAGGAAGCAGACCGAGAAAGTTCTGGGCGATCGCGTGTTGAAGCTGCCGGAGACGCC